The Ruminococcus bovis genome includes a region encoding these proteins:
- a CDS encoding L,D-transpeptidase family protein: MKKYVKNSFGRYGGVIVLVVFFVLLISLSVGGALYVFYGDQWFGRNQADVVQTANQDYGTCVFSIETKSIKVKSNERKTIKIKSNDENASKAIKWTSSDKNTAFVDQGGTVIGLKKGKVKITATAGYYSSTCDVQVTSNPTEVSKGYSTAFTANEVTLKKNKNDGSGRNLYSIDVNRKKNCVTVYTYDKDGKYTVPVRAMICSCGDGDNTPKGTFSIFVKNRWHPLFGDVYGQYVTGFNNDILFHSVPYEKMNQPETVEVQDYNGLGTSISMGCVRLAVADAKWIYENCDFGTTVRVYESDKDGPLGTPKSMKINENKTVYWDPTDNDKDNPYYSKAPTFTGADNVTVELGEYFDSMKNVSAKDTSGSSIDKSNIKVDGKVNTDKAGDYLIIYTVSDDMGRSTTQYRVVTVK, encoded by the coding sequence CTTTGGCAGATACGGTGGAGTTATCGTTCTTGTTGTGTTCTTTGTTCTTCTGATTTCTCTATCTGTTGGTGGAGCTTTGTATGTTTTTTATGGTGACCAATGGTTTGGCAGAAACCAAGCTGATGTAGTACAGACTGCTAACCAGGACTATGGTACTTGTGTCTTTAGCATAGAAACAAAGTCTATCAAGGTAAAATCTAATGAACGAAAAACAATTAAGATAAAGTCCAATGATGAAAATGCCTCAAAGGCTATTAAATGGACAAGTAGCGATAAGAATACAGCTTTTGTTGACCAAGGCGGTACAGTAATCGGTCTGAAAAAGGGCAAGGTAAAGATTACTGCAACTGCCGGATATTACAGTTCAACTTGCGATGTTCAGGTTACAAGCAACCCTACAGAAGTTTCTAAGGGTTATTCCACAGCTTTTACTGCTAATGAAGTAACTTTAAAGAAAAATAAAAATGACGGTAGTGGCAGAAATCTATATTCTATTGATGTTAATAGAAAGAAAAACTGTGTTACTGTTTATACTTACGATAAAGATGGTAAATATACTGTTCCTGTAAGGGCAATGATTTGTTCTTGTGGTGATGGTGATAATACACCAAAGGGTACATTCTCTATTTTTGTAAAGAACAGATGGCATCCACTTTTCGGTGATGTTTACGGTCAGTATGTAACAGGTTTTAACAATGATATTCTGTTCCATTCAGTTCCATATGAAAAGATGAATCAACCTGAAACTGTAGAAGTTCAGGACTACAACGGTCTTGGTACAAGTATTTCTATGGGTTGTGTTCGTCTTGCAGTAGCTGATGCTAAGTGGATTTACGAGAACTGTGACTTTGGTACAACTGTCAGAGTTTATGAAAGTGACAAGGATGGTCCATTAGGTACACCTAAGTCAATGAAGATTAACGAAAACAAAACAGTTTATTGGGACCCTACCGATAATGACAAGGACAACCCTTATTACAGTAAAGCACCAACATTTACAGGTGCTGATAATGTTACTGTTGAACTTGGTGAATACTTTGACTCAATGAAGAATGTTTCTGCTAAAGATACAAGTGGTAGCAGTATTGATAAAAGTAATATTAAGGTTGACGGTAAAGTCAATACGGATAAAGCAGGGGATTACCTGATTATTTATACTGTTTCCGATGATATGGGCAGAAGTACAACTCAGTATAGAGTAGTAACAGTAAAGTAA